Proteins encoded in a region of the Novipirellula caenicola genome:
- a CDS encoding cell division protein FtsH: MNDDETLTAYHEAGHVVVGYLLGAQIDEVRLDSMIDDDLPRRFGDCLVNWGKVDAGCDWQRQRELMTILAGPVAEMIYRGERLHPAHFGPWQGDWQQACERSVGLFSHPAEQIRFLEQIIARLYRRMADDQWWAAIAAVADELLAHEALEHDDVATAVAFWLG, translated from the coding sequence TTGAACGATGACGAAACGCTGACCGCCTATCACGAAGCAGGCCATGTGGTCGTCGGCTACCTGCTCGGAGCCCAAATTGACGAAGTGCGGCTTGATAGCATGATCGACGACGACTTACCCCGCCGTTTTGGCGATTGTTTGGTCAATTGGGGAAAAGTCGATGCCGGCTGCGATTGGCAACGCCAACGCGAATTGATGACCATTTTAGCTGGGCCCGTGGCCGAAATGATCTATCGGGGCGAGCGACTGCATCCGGCCCATTTCGGGCCATGGCAAGGCGATTGGCAACAAGCATGCGAGCGATCGGTCGGACTGTTCTCGCATCCCGCCGAACAAATCCGTTTCCTTGAACAGATCATCGCTCGGCTGTATCGCCGCATGGCAGACGACCAGTGGTGGGCGGCGATCGCCGCAGTCGCCGACGAATTGCTGGCCCACGAAGCACTCGAACACGACGACGTCGCCACCGCCGTCGCATTCTGGCTAGGCTAA
- a CDS encoding galactitol-1-phosphate 5-dehydrogenase, with translation MKALLLTEYKEMQVTDVDAPEVGADDVLVQVEACGICGSDIHGYDGSTGRRIPPLVMGHEAAGIVIATGENITDLPEGTRVTFDSMVSCGKCHFCRQGDGNLCDHRMVLGVSCGEYRRHGAFAEQISVPRRIVYTLPETLPFEHAALVEAVSVAVHAANVTQITLGDTAVVVGAGMIGLLTIQAVRAAGATQVIAVDLNDKRLAVAKELGADVVLRGDQVDVPAEVRKLTEGRGADVALEVVGATPTINTAIESVRKGGSVTLVGNVSPKIELPLQSVVTREITLRGTCGCNGEYPQCIDLMNRGIIKVEPLITAKISLDDAPQWFERLYAGDPDQMKVVVQPQKIVQPQKS, from the coding sequence ATGAAAGCGTTATTGCTAACCGAATATAAAGAGATGCAAGTCACCGACGTTGATGCTCCGGAAGTGGGGGCCGACGATGTTTTGGTTCAGGTCGAAGCGTGCGGCATCTGTGGCAGCGATATTCATGGCTATGACGGCAGCACGGGGCGTCGTATTCCGCCGTTGGTGATGGGGCACGAGGCAGCTGGGATCGTGATCGCCACGGGAGAAAACATAACCGATTTGCCGGAGGGGACGCGAGTCACGTTCGATTCGATGGTGTCGTGTGGCAAGTGTCATTTCTGCCGTCAAGGCGATGGCAATCTTTGTGATCACCGCATGGTGCTGGGCGTTTCTTGTGGCGAATACCGTCGTCATGGTGCGTTCGCCGAACAGATCAGCGTGCCTCGCCGGATCGTTTACACATTGCCCGAGACGTTGCCGTTTGAGCATGCGGCGCTGGTCGAAGCGGTTTCGGTGGCGGTGCATGCCGCCAACGTCACCCAAATCACGTTGGGCGACACCGCCGTCGTGGTGGGTGCGGGGATGATCGGGTTGTTGACAATTCAAGCGGTTCGCGCGGCCGGTGCGACGCAGGTGATCGCGGTCGATTTGAACGACAAACGTTTGGCGGTCGCCAAAGAGCTTGGTGCCGACGTCGTTCTGCGGGGTGATCAAGTCGACGTGCCTGCAGAGGTTCGCAAATTGACCGAAGGCCGCGGAGCCGATGTGGCACTGGAAGTCGTCGGCGCGACGCCCACGATCAACACGGCGATTGAATCGGTCCGCAAAGGCGGCAGCGTGACTTTGGTCGGCAACGTGTCGCCCAAGATTGAATTGCCTCTGCAATCGGTCGTGACACGCGAAATCACGCTGCGAGGCACGTGCGGTTGTAATGGAGAGTATCCGCAGTGCATCGATCTGATGAACCGCGGCATCATCAAGGTCGAGCCACTGATTACCGCTAAAATTTCATTAGATGATGCGCCGCAGTGGTTCGAGCGACTGTACGCAGGGGACCCCGATCAAATGAAAGTCGTCGTTCAGCCCCAGAAAATCGTTCAGCCCCAGAAAAGTTGA
- a CDS encoding serine/threonine-protein kinase, with protein sequence MISEPTIILSGTDPDLPQNVPLGIARYNNLREMARGGSAVLRSGFDCVTGRTVAIKSLLPETRHDRREQRRLLREARVTAQLQHPNTVPVYDIGNDETEGMYFVMKRISGENFFEILKRIARGDEATIAAFPTATRLEIVASACQALAYSHARGVIHRDFKPENIWVGNFGEVILLDWGVAKVWGHADDNEPINRSVLKPRESDGEQLKTLTGGGQRPGTPLYMSPEQVDGNRGIDERTDIFSAGVVLYEMLALREPFRGADINETFDNIKHKEVPPPSERSPERDIPKGADDVVMRAIQKRPSQRFQSMREFIDAVRAIHC encoded by the coding sequence ATGATTAGCGAACCCACCATCATCTTGTCAGGCACCGATCCGGACCTTCCTCAGAACGTGCCGCTCGGGATTGCCCGTTACAACAACCTTCGTGAGATGGCGCGTGGCGGCAGCGCGGTATTGCGATCCGGGTTCGATTGCGTCACCGGACGTACCGTGGCGATCAAGTCATTGTTGCCCGAAACGCGGCATGATCGGCGCGAGCAACGACGCCTGCTTCGTGAGGCGCGGGTGACCGCGCAATTGCAGCATCCCAACACGGTGCCGGTTTATGACATCGGCAACGACGAAACCGAAGGGATGTACTTTGTCATGAAGCGGATTTCGGGAGAGAATTTTTTCGAGATCTTAAAGCGAATCGCTCGCGGTGATGAAGCCACCATTGCGGCGTTTCCCACGGCGACTCGCTTAGAGATTGTCGCCAGCGCGTGCCAGGCACTCGCCTATTCGCACGCCCGTGGGGTGATTCACCGCGACTTCAAGCCCGAAAACATTTGGGTGGGTAATTTCGGCGAAGTGATTTTGTTGGACTGGGGAGTCGCCAAAGTGTGGGGGCACGCCGATGACAATGAACCGATCAACCGCAGTGTGTTGAAGCCCCGCGAATCCGACGGCGAGCAGTTGAAAACGTTGACCGGTGGTGGCCAGCGACCGGGAACACCGCTGTACATGTCACCCGAGCAGGTGGACGGCAATCGAGGGATCGATGAACGCACCGATATCTTTAGCGCAGGCGTGGTGCTGTATGAAATGTTGGCGCTGCGTGAGCCGTTTCGCGGAGCGGATATCAACGAGACGTTTGACAACATCAAGCACAAAGAGGTGCCGCCGCCCAGCGAGCGATCGCCCGAACGTGATATCCCCAAAGGGGCCGACGACGTCGTGATGCGAGCGATTCAGAAACGACCGAGCCAACGCTTTCAATCGATGCGAGAATTCATTGATGCCGTGCGAGCGATCCATTGCTAA